Proteins from a single region of Cytophagaceae bacterium:
- a CDS encoding ABC transporter ATP-binding protein → MLKTNNLQKVFTTEEIETTALNGIDLEIKDGEFVAIMGPSGCGKSTLLNIIGLLDNPSEGTYDFYGNEVAKMSERERASLRKGNIGFVFQSFNLIDELTVFENVELPLLYLKTPAAERKEKVEAALTRMNMMHRRNHFPQQLSGGQQQRVAIARAVVAKPKLILADEPTGNLDSTNGEEVMKLLQELNNEGTTIAMVTHSPYDASFAHRIINLFDGKIVTENFHV, encoded by the coding sequence ATGCTCAAAACTAACAACCTTCAGAAGGTATTTACTACCGAGGAAATTGAAACTACTGCCTTAAACGGCATTGATCTGGAAATAAAAGACGGCGAATTTGTGGCCATCATGGGTCCATCGGGCTGTGGCAAATCTACTTTGCTGAATATCATTGGGTTATTGGATAATCCATCAGAAGGAACCTATGATTTTTATGGCAATGAGGTAGCCAAAATGTCGGAAAGAGAACGGGCTTCACTAAGAAAGGGAAACATTGGTTTTGTTTTTCAAAGCTTTAACCTCATTGATGAGTTGACGGTATTCGAAAATGTGGAATTGCCACTTTTATATCTCAAAACTCCCGCTGCCGAGCGTAAAGAAAAAGTAGAAGCTGCACTTACCCGCATGAACATGATGCATCGCCGCAACCACTTTCCTCAGCAACTCTCAGGAGGTCAGCAGCAAAGGGTGGCCATAGCCAGGGCTGTGGTAGCCAAACCCAAGCTTATTCTTGCCGATGAACCGACCGGTAATCTCGACTCTACCAATGGCGAAGAAGTAATGAAGCTATTGCAGGAACTCAACAATGAAGGCACCACGATAGCTATGGTAACGCACTCGCCTTACGACGCAAGTTTTGCTCATCGGATCATCAATCTGTTTGATGGTAAGATAGTTACTGAAAACTTTCACGTATAG
- a CDS encoding efflux RND transporter periplasmic adaptor subunit has product MDKIIPKKFWTKQRIILVAIGTCLVAFIAYLLIFSDKRSKLNVDAEKITISEVKEGNFDEFIIVQGAVQPLKTIRLDAIVGGYVTEKLVEGGNKVNKGDIILRLENQSLKLNFLQSETEANRLVNDLQNTRQRLRVEKFTLRKNLSELDYQMDQAKDLYERNKKLIKDNVVSEADFQKSKRDYERYVKQREIEIESQKYQEENSAMQIKQLEGTLQRTQKNVDLWRQTLENLVVKAPVAGLLSSIDVEVGSNINQGQNIGQIDDLDGFKLRAEIDEHYISRIFAGLKGTFDFNGKSHEIEILKVYPEVKNGRFAVDLIFSSKSPEGIRRGQSSPVRLELGKAEKAVLLPVGGFFSDTGGNWVYVVEASGKKAVKRSITLGRKNPEYFEVLSGLKAGEKVITSGYENFGDKEVLVF; this is encoded by the coding sequence ATGGATAAAATAATACCGAAAAAATTCTGGACAAAACAAAGGATAATACTTGTTGCCATTGGCACCTGTTTGGTGGCTTTCATAGCATATCTTTTGATTTTTTCCGACAAAAGATCAAAACTCAATGTCGATGCCGAAAAAATCACTATTAGTGAGGTTAAAGAAGGCAATTTTGATGAATTTATCATCGTTCAGGGAGCCGTTCAGCCTCTGAAAACCATCAGACTAGATGCGATAGTAGGTGGCTATGTAACTGAGAAATTGGTAGAAGGTGGCAATAAAGTAAACAAGGGTGACATAATCCTGAGACTTGAAAATCAATCATTGAAATTGAATTTTTTACAATCTGAAACTGAAGCTAACAGACTGGTAAACGATCTCCAAAATACCCGTCAGCGATTGAGGGTGGAGAAATTTACCCTAAGAAAAAATCTGTCGGAGCTTGATTATCAGATGGATCAAGCCAAAGATTTGTATGAAAGAAATAAGAAACTGATCAAAGATAATGTGGTTTCGGAAGCTGATTTTCAGAAATCAAAAAGGGACTATGAGCGGTATGTAAAGCAGCGTGAAATTGAGATTGAATCGCAAAAATACCAGGAAGAAAACTCGGCGATGCAAATCAAACAATTGGAAGGTACACTTCAGAGAACCCAGAAAAATGTGGATTTGTGGAGACAAACCCTGGAGAATTTGGTTGTAAAAGCACCGGTTGCAGGTCTGTTGTCATCGATTGATGTGGAAGTTGGCTCCAACATAAATCAGGGTCAAAATATTGGTCAAATCGATGATTTGGATGGTTTTAAACTGAGAGCTGAGATTGATGAGCATTATATTTCAAGAATATTTGCCGGATTGAAAGGAACCTTTGATTTTAATGGCAAATCACATGAAATTGAGATTCTGAAAGTCTATCCTGAGGTCAAAAATGGTCGTTTTGCAGTTGATTTGATTTTTAGCAGCAAGTCGCCTGAAGGTATCCGTCGCGGGCAATCGTCACCAGTGAGACTGGAATTAGGAAAAGCTGAAAAAGCAGTATTATTGCCTGTAGGTGGTTTCTTTTCAGATACCGGTGGAAACTGGGTATATGTAGTGGAGGCCTCGGGCAAAAAGGCCGTTAAAAGAAGTATCACACTTGGAAGAAAAAATCCTGAATATTTCGAAGTACTAAGTGGCCTTAAAGCCGGAGAAAAAGTGATTACCAGTGGATATGAGAACTTTGGAGATAAGGAAGTGCTGGTGTTCTAG
- a CDS encoding ATP-binding protein, protein MQTNFELLVDPDQIEQVLINIVKNGMEVDFGNSSPEITVKAIIKNGLKTIEISDNGPGISKEEQEKIFIPFYTTKKTGSGIGLSLSRQILSLNDAKINYAENLPHGSVFILQFG, encoded by the coding sequence ATTCAAACTAATTTTGAACTTTTAGTTGATCCGGATCAGATAGAACAGGTTCTGATAAATATCGTTAAAAACGGAATGGAGGTTGATTTTGGAAATTCTTCACCCGAAATAACTGTAAAAGCTATAATAAAGAATGGTTTAAAAACTATTGAAATATCGGACAACGGCCCGGGAATTTCGAAGGAAGAGCAGGAAAAGATTTTTATTCCATTTTATACTACAAAAAAAACGGGTTCAGGTATTGGGCTTAGCCTATCGCGACAGATTCTATCTCTTAATGACGCAAAAATCAACTATGCTGAAAATCTGCCACATGGGTCTGTGTTCATCTTGCAGTTTGGATAA
- a CDS encoding histidine kinase — protein sequence MKKFSLGIVVRVAIIILLCLAFAFLYLKNLFLFAFLVLVAILIAGVQLFKYVTSLNRKMKRLFEAIQYQDFAITFKADNTLGESFKDLNTDLNAVIGSFNQVRAEREASLHFINAIVQQINVGILSFDTEGKIEIHNQAAAKLLKVYRLKHLNDIEQVNPEAFVCITTLKSSESKLLTFSENDLSFTATDIQMRGRKIRLVAIHNIRSELQIKELEAWQNLTKVLRHEIMNSVTPIVSLSETMSDIVDYDLKTSESNEESIQDLKEALKTIQRRGKGIMNFVNAYREFTTIPLPNKSVVEVQDLFRNIEAVFVQSAVEKSIG from the coding sequence ATGAAAAAGTTCAGTTTAGGCATAGTGGTCAGGGTAGCAATTATCATATTGCTGTGTTTGGCTTTTGCTTTTCTGTATCTTAAAAATCTGTTTCTTTTTGCATTTTTGGTATTAGTAGCTATATTGATTGCTGGTGTGCAATTATTCAAATATGTTACTTCCCTCAACCGAAAAATGAAACGACTTTTTGAAGCCATTCAATATCAGGATTTTGCAATCACTTTTAAAGCTGATAACACCCTTGGAGAGAGTTTCAAAGACCTTAATACCGACCTCAATGCAGTAATTGGCAGCTTCAATCAGGTGCGTGCTGAGCGGGAAGCCAGTCTGCATTTTATCAATGCCATTGTGCAGCAAATCAACGTAGGCATACTTTCATTTGATACCGAGGGCAAGATTGAAATTCACAATCAGGCGGCAGCTAAACTCCTGAAGGTGTACAGGCTGAAACATTTAAATGACATTGAACAAGTTAATCCTGAGGCTTTTGTATGTATAACCACACTTAAATCTTCCGAGAGTAAATTATTGACCTTTTCGGAAAATGATCTTTCTTTTACTGCCACTGATATCCAGATGCGGGGGAGAAAAATCAGGCTGGTGGCCATCCATAATATCCGGTCAGAATTGCAGATCAAAGAGTTGGAGGCCTGGCAGAATCTTACCAAAGTGCTCCGTCATGAAATCATGAACTCCGTTACGCCGATAGTTTCACTTTCAGAAACTATGAGCGACATTGTGGATTATGATTTGAAGACTTCTGAGTCCAACGAAGAGTCAATTCAAGACCTGAAAGAGGCCCTGAAAACCATTCAGAGGAGGGGGAAGGGTATTATGAACTTTGTGAATGCATATAGGGAATTTACGACCATCCCTCTGCCAAACAAAAGTGTGGTAGAAGTTCAGGATTTATTCCGAAATATTGAAGCAGTTTTTGTACAAAGTGCTGTCGAGAAATCTATTGGTTAA
- a CDS encoding putative toxin-antitoxin system toxin component, PIN family, whose amino-acid sequence MKKVVIDTNVFLVSISSKSKYHWLFEAILNENFFLCVTTEILDEYAEIIEQKMGYEAGETAMALILSLPNVIFINSFFRFNLLKDPDDNKFVDCAIAANADFLLTHDSDFNILKSIEFPKVKVIDTNQFRIELFNS is encoded by the coding sequence TTGAAAAAAGTTGTAATTGATACCAATGTTTTCTTAGTCTCAATTTCCAGTAAATCAAAATATCACTGGTTATTTGAGGCTATTTTGAATGAAAATTTCTTTCTCTGTGTAACAACCGAAATTCTGGATGAATACGCTGAGATTATTGAACAAAAAATGGGTTATGAAGCAGGTGAAACTGCAATGGCTCTAATCCTAAGTTTGCCGAACGTTATTTTTATAAACTCATTTTTTAGATTTAATTTATTGAAAGATCCGGACGACAATAAGTTTGTTGATTGTGCTATTGCAGCCAATGCTGATTTTCTTCTCACACATGATTCAGATTTCAATATCTTGAAAAGTATAGAGTTTCCAAAAGTTAAAGTGATTGATACAAACCAATTTCGAATTGAACTTTTTAATTCTTAA
- a CDS encoding sigma-54-dependent Fis family transcriptional regulator — protein MNDKSILIIDDDVDILNAAKLLLKRHFLKVEIEKNPEKIPFLLNNYQFDVILLDMNFSRDVNTGNEGFFWLDFILDKNKKQKVVLFTAFGDIEMAVRAIKNGAADFILKPWVNDKLLETLRGVFNKSEPIIHDSEQAYSIIGESEEMLKIAELIRQVAATDANILILGENGTGKDMVAREIHQQSKRKERKFVHADLGSVSENLFESELFGHVKGAFTDAREERTGRFQEADKGTIFLDEIGNIPLTLQSKLLFALQNKKITKVGSNAAIAFDSRIISATNEAIYERVEQKTFRQDLLFRINTIEIYLPPLRDRGQDILLLAGHFLAIYNKKYNRKLKGISAALQKKLLAYSWPGNVRELQHVIERAVIVTQSQMLVEEDFVIRKGNASNAIVVESFHIENLEKQLIIKTLKKYNGNITEASKEMGISRQALYRRIEKFNL, from the coding sequence ATGAACGATAAAAGTATTCTGATAATAGATGATGACGTAGATATCCTCAACGCTGCAAAGCTGTTGTTGAAGCGACATTTTCTGAAAGTTGAAATAGAAAAAAATCCTGAGAAAATCCCGTTTTTGCTGAATAATTATCAATTTGATGTCATTTTGTTGGATATGAATTTTAGCCGTGATGTAAACACCGGAAACGAGGGTTTCTTCTGGCTGGACTTTATTCTGGATAAAAACAAAAAGCAGAAAGTGGTCCTTTTCACCGCTTTTGGTGACATTGAAATGGCTGTTAGAGCCATAAAAAATGGGGCTGCAGACTTTATTTTGAAACCCTGGGTCAATGATAAACTCCTTGAGACACTGCGAGGCGTTTTTAATAAATCTGAACCCATCATCCATGATTCGGAACAGGCTTATTCAATAATCGGGGAATCAGAAGAAATGCTCAAAATCGCTGAACTGATCAGGCAGGTAGCTGCTACCGATGCCAATATTTTGATTTTGGGTGAAAACGGGACAGGAAAAGATATGGTAGCCCGTGAGATTCACCAGCAATCCAAAAGAAAAGAACGGAAATTTGTACATGCCGACCTTGGGTCAGTGAGCGAAAATCTGTTTGAAAGTGAGCTGTTTGGTCATGTAAAAGGAGCTTTTACCGATGCCCGGGAAGAACGCACAGGTCGTTTTCAAGAGGCCGATAAAGGCACGATTTTTTTGGATGAAATCGGGAATATACCTCTGACCCTGCAAAGCAAATTGCTTTTTGCCCTTCAGAACAAAAAAATCACGAAAGTTGGCTCAAATGCTGCTATAGCTTTCGATTCGAGGATTATCAGTGCCACCAATGAAGCTATTTATGAGCGGGTGGAACAGAAGACTTTCAGACAGGATTTGCTTTTTAGAATCAATACTATAGAAATCTACCTGCCACCTTTAAGAGACCGTGGACAGGATATTTTGCTTTTGGCCGGGCATTTTCTGGCTATTTACAATAAAAAATACAACCGTAAACTTAAGGGCATCAGTGCAGCTCTTCAGAAAAAACTTCTGGCATATTCCTGGCCGGGGAACGTACGCGAACTGCAGCATGTGATTGAGCGTGCGGTGATAGTAACCCAGAGTCAAATGCTTGTAGAAGAAGACTTTGTAATCAGAAAAGGTAACGCTTCTAATGCCATTGTGGTAGAGAGTTTTCATATCGAAAACCTGGAAAAGCAGTTGATTATTAAGACTTTGAAAAAATACAACGGCAATATCACTGAGGCCTCAAAAGAGATGGGAATCAGCCGGCAGGCACTATACAGAAGGATAGAGAAATTTAATTTGTAG
- a CDS encoding TolC family protein: protein MKKLFIILFLSNCAVAQNYTLKKCIEVATANNPAYQKTFLTAEVAATNVDQAKARRLPQTQFSVSQGMNFGRSIDRFSNDYINQMYNSTYSGLQVSVPVFKGFQRQFLVESSKFLEEAEKLNIDTEKNRLTLNILKAYLEVLATKEMVQVAEKQLQNSRTQYNRQEKQLQAGITGKLEQVQFANQVAMNEGGLIEAKTSLQVARLALFQLMNLKPADNIDFESLDLSESLSFGIIPVEKDPSLFLPEYKSLDIQSKSIDRQIKANNAEKMPEINLYGNYGTFYASSNPERTFIQQINDTRNGSVSLGVNIPIFSGILIKPRTQQLKVQKRILENTVSQNKNLLNQELETAKLMLSVFQERLENAGRQVEISKENLHLVELRIEAGTINPLEFQVAQASLESAQATQIQSKYMLILQKKLLSFYYTGEFDFL, encoded by the coding sequence ATGAAAAAGCTATTTATAATTTTATTTTTGTCGAATTGTGCTGTGGCTCAAAACTACACCCTCAAAAAGTGTATTGAAGTAGCCACGGCAAACAATCCGGCCTATCAAAAGACCTTTCTGACTGCCGAAGTGGCGGCTACCAATGTAGATCAGGCCAAAGCCAGACGATTGCCCCAGACCCAGTTTTCTGTTTCGCAAGGTATGAACTTTGGCCGTTCTATCGACCGCTTTTCCAACGATTACATCAACCAGATGTACAACTCTACCTATAGCGGTCTGCAGGTTTCTGTCCCTGTTTTTAAGGGCTTTCAGCGTCAGTTTTTGGTCGAAAGTTCAAAGTTTTTGGAAGAAGCAGAAAAACTCAATATTGATACTGAAAAAAATCGTCTTACACTGAATATTCTAAAAGCTTACCTGGAAGTGTTGGCAACAAAGGAGATGGTCCAGGTCGCAGAAAAACAGCTTCAGAATTCCAGAACCCAATACAATCGTCAAGAGAAACAGTTGCAGGCCGGCATCACCGGAAAACTCGAGCAGGTGCAATTTGCCAATCAGGTAGCGATGAACGAAGGAGGCCTTATTGAAGCCAAAACCAGCCTTCAGGTAGCCAGATTGGCCTTGTTTCAGTTGATGAACTTGAAACCCGCCGATAATATTGATTTTGAAAGTCTTGACTTATCAGAAAGCCTTAGTTTTGGAATTATTCCGGTAGAAAAAGACCCAAGTTTGTTTCTTCCTGAATACAAAAGTCTTGATATTCAATCCAAAAGTATTGACAGGCAAATTAAAGCTAACAATGCCGAGAAGATGCCAGAAATAAATCTATATGGCAACTATGGGACTTTTTATGCTTCGTCCAACCCCGAGCGGACATTTATTCAGCAAATCAATGATACCCGAAACGGATCAGTATCGCTGGGAGTTAATATTCCGATATTTTCCGGAATTTTAATAAAACCCCGCACGCAACAATTAAAGGTTCAGAAAAGGATTTTGGAGAATACCGTAAGCCAGAATAAAAACTTACTCAATCAGGAACTCGAAACGGCAAAATTGATGCTCAGTGTATTTCAGGAGAGACTGGAAAATGCGGGCAGACAAGTGGAAATTTCAAAAGAAAATCTGCATTTGGTCGAGCTCCGCATTGAGGCCGGCACCATTAATCCTCTGGAGTTTCAGGTGGCACAGGCGAGTTTGGAAAGTGCTCAGGCTACTCAAATTCAAAGTAAATACATGTTAATTTTACAGAAAAAGCTCTTATCCTTTTACTATACTGGTGAATTTGATTTTCTTTGA
- a CDS encoding ABC transporter ATP-binding protein: MLEVQNLSKFYKAGSGKVYVLRNINLKIAEGEFVSIMGPSGSGKSTLLHILGLLEEASEGTYKLLGENVSSISEKKRTEIHRNTIGFVFQAYHLIDELTVYENIETPLLYKNMPSSERKSKVAELLDRFQIVAKKDLFPSQLSGGQQQLVGIARALAAEPKIILADEPTGNLHSDQAEYIMQIFKELNEKDGVTIVQVTHSATNAAYGNRIITLKDGWMD; this comes from the coding sequence ATGCTGGAAGTACAAAACTTAAGTAAATTTTATAAAGCTGGCTCGGGCAAAGTTTATGTCCTGAGAAATATTAACCTTAAAATTGCTGAAGGAGAATTTGTCTCAATCATGGGGCCTTCGGGTTCGGGTAAGTCAACGCTTTTGCATATTCTCGGACTGTTGGAAGAGGCTTCTGAAGGTACCTATAAACTTTTGGGAGAAAATGTGTCTTCGATTTCGGAGAAAAAAAGAACAGAAATACACCGAAACACCATAGGTTTTGTTTTTCAGGCTTATCATTTGATTGATGAGCTCACAGTTTATGAAAATATCGAAACGCCGCTTTTATATAAAAATATGCCTTCTTCTGAGCGAAAAAGCAAAGTGGCAGAGCTTCTGGACCGTTTTCAGATTGTAGCAAAAAAGGACCTTTTCCCGAGTCAGCTCTCAGGTGGACAACAGCAGTTGGTAGGTATTGCCCGTGCTCTGGCAGCTGAGCCCAAAATAATTCTGGCAGATGAGCCCACCGGAAACCTGCATTCAGACCAGGCCGAATACATCATGCAGATTTTTAAGGAATTAAATGAAAAAGATGGTGTCACAATAGTACAGGTGACTCACTCGGCCACTAATGCTGCTTATGGAAACAGAATTATTACACTCAAAGACGGGTGGATGGATTAA
- a CDS encoding DUF1080 domain-containing protein — MKAVLLTFGVMFISISSFSQKNKEIKLFNGKNLEGWTPKIYHHETGDNYANTFRVEDGIIKIRYDGYKKFNDRFGHLFYKNPYSHYRLKFEYRFTGIWREDAPIYTRLNSGVMFHSQDPKSILKEQDWPISVEMQLLAEEKPGEPRPTGNMCSPGTDVVFEGKKDPRHCINSSSKTYKAGEWIKAELVVYGDSLIQHIIEGQVVLEYTKPTMGGGVANNYDPKLWQEGKPLKEGYIALQSEGQEIDFRNITLIDLSKKK; from the coding sequence ATGAAGGCTGTTCTTCTTACGTTTGGAGTGATGTTCATATCAATTTCATCTTTTTCACAAAAGAACAAAGAAATCAAACTTTTCAATGGTAAAAACCTGGAAGGATGGACACCCAAGATATATCACCATGAAACTGGGGATAATTATGCCAATACGTTCCGGGTTGAGGATGGAATCATAAAAATAAGATATGATGGTTATAAAAAATTCAATGACCGGTTTGGCCATCTTTTTTACAAAAATCCGTATTCACATTACCGGCTGAAATTTGAATATCGCTTTACAGGAATTTGGCGGGAAGATGCCCCAATTTATACCCGGTTGAATTCCGGCGTCATGTTTCATTCACAAGATCCCAAAAGTATCCTGAAAGAGCAGGACTGGCCGATCTCGGTAGAAATGCAGCTTTTGGCAGAAGAAAAACCAGGAGAGCCAAGGCCTACCGGAAACATGTGTTCGCCGGGCACTGATGTGGTTTTTGAAGGCAAAAAAGATCCGAGACATTGCATCAATTCCAGCTCGAAAACCTACAAAGCAGGGGAATGGATAAAAGCCGAATTGGTAGTTTATGGAGACTCGCTGATACAGCATATTATTGAAGGTCAGGTGGTTTTGGAATATACTAAGCCCACAATGGGTGGTGGGGTTGCCAACAATTATGATCCAAAACTTTGGCAGGAAGGCAAGCCACTCAAAGAAGGTTACATTGCCTTGCAGTCTGAAGGTCAGGAAATTGATTTCAGGAATATTACTTTGATAGATTTATCGAAGAAAAAATAA
- a CDS encoding TonB-dependent receptor — protein sequence MRISLFVFLLVFGFHSNTWSQNTRTISGYIKEKGSKEALIGVTVRLENSNRHAVSNTYGFYSISLPANQECVIVFSMVGYQAISQKIFLDKNHELDLELESKNLLEELVVSARKQENRVSETPQMSKIDLPVSQIRKIPTLLGEKDVLKVLQLMPGVQKGSEGQSGLYVRGGGPDQNLIILDDAIVYNANHLFGFFSTFNGDALKSVELTKGGFPARYGGRLSSVIDLNMKDGNKEKFTGEGGIGIISSRLTLEGPIKKNKSSFLVSGRRTYIDVISQPFIKARQKGLSNQVTGGYFFYDLNAKINYELGRKDKLYLSSYFGNDNFAANISDPITDLENGIKWGNQTATFRWNHLFNQKLFANTSLIFSKYDFGILSKNTTQNIDTGNEKVYELNYSSGIRDWTVKYDLDYFMNPQNQIKFGLQSIFHRFTPSATVLSDENINLYSNKIEEIDVNETGFYVEDIASIGKKIKINGGLRLSLYTGKGKTYTRLEPRISASYTLNSSTSVKGSYALMNQFVHLLSNSSIGLPTDLWVPTTDKIPPQQSIQYAAGIAKDLDKQGLTLTLEGYYKKMKNIISYKEGASFLVIDNPENQAEFDWQSQVTTGQGWSYGFEILLQKKIGKFSGWTGYTWSKTEWQFDELNFGNKFFPKYDRRHDISIVGIYELSKKITLSATWVYGTGNALTVPVSEYTVFSERMPRNAENQLPGFPYFGSNRVNEYSARNAFRAENYHRLDAAVQFHKKKKRHERTWEIGVYNAYNRRNPFFYITGNSTENSIAINEQNQDQAEGQLVMKRYSLFPIVPSVSYSFKF from the coding sequence ATGAGGATATCTCTATTTGTTTTTCTGTTGGTTTTTGGGTTTCACTCAAATACCTGGTCTCAAAATACACGAACCATCAGTGGTTATATCAAAGAAAAAGGCAGCAAAGAAGCTTTGATTGGAGTTACGGTAAGGTTGGAGAATTCTAACCGACATGCGGTTTCCAACACTTATGGTTTTTATTCAATTTCATTGCCGGCAAATCAGGAATGTGTGATTGTTTTTTCAATGGTTGGTTACCAAGCCATTAGCCAAAAAATATTTCTTGACAAAAACCATGAATTAGATCTGGAATTAGAATCTAAAAATTTACTTGAAGAGTTGGTGGTTTCGGCCCGAAAACAAGAAAATAGAGTAAGCGAAACACCGCAAATGAGTAAAATCGATTTGCCGGTAAGTCAGATCAGAAAAATACCAACTTTACTTGGTGAAAAAGACGTTTTGAAAGTTTTACAACTGATGCCCGGTGTGCAAAAAGGATCAGAAGGACAGAGTGGTCTTTATGTACGAGGTGGCGGCCCTGATCAAAACCTGATTATTCTTGATGATGCCATAGTTTATAATGCCAACCACCTTTTTGGCTTTTTTTCAACTTTTAATGGTGATGCACTGAAAAGCGTTGAACTCACCAAAGGAGGGTTTCCGGCACGCTATGGCGGCAGGCTATCTTCAGTTATTGACTTAAATATGAAAGATGGCAATAAGGAAAAATTTACGGGCGAAGGGGGTATAGGAATCATATCATCCAGACTTACATTGGAGGGGCCCATCAAAAAAAACAAAAGCAGTTTTTTGGTGTCGGGCAGGAGAACGTATATTGATGTAATCAGCCAGCCGTTTATAAAAGCCCGTCAAAAAGGATTGAGCAATCAGGTCACAGGAGGATATTTTTTCTATGATTTAAACGCAAAAATAAATTATGAATTAGGTAGAAAAGACAAACTTTATCTGAGTAGCTATTTTGGAAATGATAATTTTGCTGCAAATATTTCAGACCCAATAACCGACCTCGAAAACGGTATCAAATGGGGCAACCAAACTGCCACTTTCCGATGGAACCATCTTTTTAATCAAAAACTTTTTGCCAATACTTCATTGATTTTCAGCAAATATGACTTCGGAATATTGTCAAAAAATACAACACAAAATATTGATACTGGTAATGAAAAAGTTTATGAACTAAACTATAGCTCCGGCATAAGGGACTGGACGGTAAAATATGACCTGGATTATTTTATGAATCCACAGAATCAGATAAAATTTGGATTGCAAAGTATTTTCCATCGCTTCACACCTAGTGCAACTGTATTGAGCGACGAAAACATCAATTTATATTCCAACAAAATCGAAGAAATAGACGTTAATGAAACCGGTTTTTATGTAGAAGATATTGCCAGTATTGGAAAAAAAATAAAAATTAATGGTGGACTGAGGCTCTCTTTATACACAGGAAAAGGAAAAACCTATACAAGACTTGAACCCAGGATTTCAGCATCATATACCCTAAATTCTTCAACTTCAGTTAAGGGTTCTTATGCACTTATGAACCAATTTGTACACTTACTTTCCAATTCCAGTATCGGCTTACCAACCGACTTATGGGTACCTACCACTGATAAAATACCTCCTCAGCAATCCATTCAGTATGCTGCAGGAATAGCCAAAGACCTTGACAAACAAGGCCTCACTCTCACTTTGGAAGGTTATTACAAAAAAATGAAAAATATCATCAGTTATAAAGAGGGGGCTAGTTTTTTGGTGATTGACAACCCTGAAAATCAAGCCGAGTTTGATTGGCAATCCCAGGTTACTACAGGGCAAGGCTGGTCTTACGGTTTTGAGATTTTACTACAGAAAAAAATCGGAAAGTTTTCGGGTTGGACGGGTTATACCTGGTCAAAAACCGAATGGCAGTTTGATGAGCTCAACTTTGGAAATAAATTTTTTCCAAAATACGACCGGAGACACGACATTTCTATAGTTGGTATTTATGAATTATCGAAAAAAATAACCTTGTCGGCTACCTGGGTTTATGGCACAGGAAATGCCCTAACAGTTCCTGTTTCTGAATATACTGTATTCTCGGAAAGAATGCCCCGAAATGCTGAAAATCAATTACCGGGATTTCCATATTTTGGATCCAACAGAGTCAATGAATACAGTGCCCGAAATGCCTTCAGAGCCGAAAATTACCATAGATTAGATGCGGCAGTACAATTTCATAAAAAGAAAAAAAGACATGAAAGAACCTGGGAAATAGGGGTTTACAATGCATACAACCGCCGGAATCCATTTTTTTATATAACAGGAAACAGTACCGAAAACAGCATTGCTATTAATGAGCAAAATCAGGATCAGGCTGAAGGGCAATTGGTCATGAAACGATATTCACTTTTTCCAATTGTACCATCGGTTTCTTACAGTTTTAAATTTTAG